Proteins encoded within one genomic window of Pectobacterium araliae:
- a CDS encoding RHS repeat-associated core domain-containing protein encodes MRDEILSRIARVGAMHAGNRPTLPPDLPAPGSGSPPTSPGKAIKHSSFLGALLGAVAGALVAAVAFAAASAVVAGLVLLTGVTGGAGLALVIGAAKLALGFGAVFALSGLISDVSRKTAAMVDSVMPASGMVKGGSKTVFVEGNPVSRAEIDAVLCDKHNGPQLIAQGSETVFVEGYHAARVGDKTVCGATLKEGASTVFFGSGQASPLKVQDEFSGWQKALILAVEFLVPPSRGLFRGLGKLFTKGPMAVLRGMQAGASFALKGLRSAVECAKNGFKNSKGLARVTESVRGFLKDPVYIASGEVIEKRLDLELGQTIPLLFERTYRSGSPHTGLLGHGWHDSWSEVATLSDDNGDPHVTITLAQGYDIDFTFGLGATVVYCAEYPEFKLVKQHNGFHLWHRDSQTWRAFTVKQGDQLLLSAITDNHQNRIDFLRDPKGYLRKIRHSDSIELLLVWQGEFLRQIQRIDGGQKTMLAEYRQDEQGRLVEADAAHAYHLFYEYDNHSRLTRWHDNDKTWAHYEYDLQGRCIYTTCADGYLTAGFEYLTDRVVMTDGQGQRSEYGFNDLYLMAWEKSPLGHVTHYEYDDVGNLLREISPAGRVVEFAYLDDTGLVSTFTDGSGHQWHYQYDDHERLVGITDPLARHWAWQYDSTGNPQSLTGPDNSEVCFAWNRYGLLTEVSDQNGQVQASLFYDHRQRLMSATDAESRTQQLRYDPQDRLTSWTRPDGSTYRLGYRRASWKLPEQLLRPDDKQEQRQYDKHNNLLNYTDGNGAVWAQTYGAFDLLTSRTDAAGRTWQYEYDKESQQLVCVTAPDGNRWQWWLDADGRVIRERDMAGTETHYGYDEDGHCISLRNGEGETRHFLYDGRGLLIKETAPDDTLHYRYDAAGRLTEVTSATSHIQLAYDERDRVVEEYNSGSVIRRHYQDASHTVTRSLYWDGEEDSAALTSTFRYSATGELRQVQLPDGAELTLAHDAAGRESTRHSNGGFTQQREYDAMGWLTREMSGQSVDGRLHPTQTREYLYDGAGNLTGTRRNREAAGYQLDASGRVLSVLSGGAGRSINTEEQYRYTRSGLPQDATRLTDWQAGRLTQQDNTHYQYDKAGRLIRKQVVQPGYRPQVWHYRWDSRNQLRVVDTPTGERWYYRYDPFGRRIGKRCEQTQDELRYLWDGDQIAEVRHYRDNQLISRRHWVHNGWELLVQQRQNTDGSWETDFVTSGHNGEPQAIFNPQGELRWQAPRTNLWGQRYTDNIEKLDPGLAFAGQYRDAESGLCYNRFRYYDPTGGCYVSPDPIGLAGGENLYAYAPNPLMWIDPLGLAKCSTDKTRVRHYTNRKGSNGIMDSGVIKAQDNNRVYVEPAKNKPLSPKDAESKYQIKPGKGRDYIETDVPNDSLEWITNPRYHREELTIKSDVKLDNPQVFRRK; translated from the coding sequence ATGCGTGATGAAATCCTCTCCCGTATTGCACGGGTGGGCGCGATGCACGCGGGCAATCGACCGACGTTACCGCCTGATTTACCGGCACCCGGCAGCGGCTCGCCGCCGACCTCACCGGGCAAGGCTATCAAACACAGCAGCTTTCTGGGGGCGCTGCTTGGTGCGGTGGCTGGGGCGCTGGTCGCCGCCGTCGCGTTTGCCGCTGCCTCTGCTGTCGTTGCCGGCCTGGTATTGTTAACCGGGGTAACGGGCGGAGCAGGACTGGCTCTGGTTATCGGTGCAGCCAAACTGGCGCTTGGATTCGGGGCTGTATTCGCGTTGAGTGGCTTAATCTCCGATGTCAGTCGAAAGACCGCTGCCATGGTAGACAGTGTCATGCCTGCGTCGGGTATGGTCAAAGGTGGTTCAAAGACCGTGTTTGTCGAGGGCAACCCAGTGTCCCGCGCCGAAATCGATGCGGTGCTTTGCGATAAACATAACGGCCCGCAACTGATTGCCCAGGGCAGTGAAACCGTGTTCGTTGAGGGCTACCATGCCGCACGGGTGGGGGATAAAACTGTGTGCGGCGCGACCCTCAAAGAGGGGGCTTCAACAGTGTTCTTCGGCTCCGGTCAGGCTTCGCCGCTCAAGGTTCAGGATGAGTTCAGTGGCTGGCAGAAGGCGCTGATACTCGCGGTGGAGTTTCTGGTGCCCCCCAGCCGGGGCCTGTTTCGGGGACTGGGCAAACTCTTCACTAAAGGGCCGATGGCGGTGCTGAGGGGCATGCAGGCCGGGGCATCATTCGCCCTGAAAGGACTCCGTAGTGCCGTAGAGTGTGCCAAAAATGGTTTTAAGAACAGTAAAGGACTGGCGCGTGTCACCGAATCCGTTCGCGGCTTCCTGAAAGACCCCGTCTATATCGCCAGTGGCGAGGTCATTGAAAAACGCCTCGATCTGGAACTGGGCCAGACCATTCCTCTGTTGTTTGAACGCACCTACCGCTCTGGTAGCCCCCACACTGGCTTGCTGGGACACGGCTGGCACGATAGTTGGAGTGAAGTCGCGACCCTCAGCGACGATAACGGTGACCCCCATGTCACCATTACGCTGGCGCAGGGCTACGATATCGACTTTACTTTCGGGCTCGGTGCCACCGTGGTGTACTGCGCCGAATACCCCGAATTTAAACTGGTCAAGCAGCATAACGGTTTTCACCTGTGGCACCGCGACAGCCAGACCTGGCGTGCCTTTACCGTCAAGCAGGGCGACCAGTTGCTGTTGTCGGCCATTACCGACAACCACCAGAATCGTATCGACTTTCTCCGCGACCCCAAAGGCTACCTGCGTAAAATACGGCACAGCGACAGCATCGAGCTGTTGCTGGTGTGGCAGGGTGAGTTTCTGCGTCAGATACAGCGCATTGATGGCGGCCAGAAAACCATGCTGGCCGAATACCGGCAGGACGAACAGGGGCGACTGGTCGAGGCGGATGCCGCCCATGCCTATCACCTGTTTTACGAGTATGACAACCATAGCCGTCTGACTCGCTGGCACGACAACGATAAAACCTGGGCGCATTATGAGTATGACCTTCAGGGGCGGTGCATTTACACCACCTGTGCTGACGGCTACCTGACCGCCGGTTTTGAGTACCTGACCGACCGCGTGGTGATGACTGACGGACAGGGCCAACGCAGTGAATATGGCTTCAATGACCTCTACCTGATGGCCTGGGAGAAATCCCCACTCGGCCATGTCACCCATTATGAATACGATGACGTCGGCAACCTGCTGCGGGAAATCTCTCCGGCAGGGCGGGTGGTGGAATTTGCCTATCTGGATGATACCGGGCTGGTCAGTACCTTTACCGACGGCAGCGGCCACCAGTGGCACTACCAGTATGACGACCATGAGCGGCTTGTCGGGATTACCGACCCGCTCGCGCGCCACTGGGCGTGGCAGTACGACAGCACCGGTAATCCGCAGAGCCTGACCGGGCCGGACAACAGCGAAGTGTGTTTTGCCTGGAACCGTTACGGCCTGCTGACTGAAGTCAGCGACCAGAACGGTCAGGTACAGGCCAGCCTGTTTTATGACCACCGGCAGCGCCTGATGAGTGCCACGGATGCAGAATCCCGCACTCAGCAACTGCGCTACGACCCGCAGGACCGACTCACAAGCTGGACGCGCCCGGACGGTTCAACCTACCGCCTCGGTTATCGCCGTGCAAGCTGGAAGCTACCGGAGCAACTGCTGCGCCCGGATGACAAGCAAGAGCAACGCCAGTACGACAAACATAACAACCTGCTGAACTACACCGACGGTAACGGCGCAGTATGGGCACAAACCTATGGCGCGTTCGACCTGCTGACCTCACGCACCGATGCGGCAGGCCGCACCTGGCAGTATGAGTACGACAAAGAAAGCCAGCAGCTTGTCTGCGTTACGGCACCGGACGGCAACCGCTGGCAGTGGTGGCTGGATGCAGACGGACGTGTCATACGTGAACGTGACATGGCGGGGACGGAAACCCACTATGGTTACGATGAAGACGGTCACTGCATCAGCCTGCGCAACGGCGAAGGAGAAACCCGCCACTTTCTGTACGACGGGCGTGGACTGCTGATAAAAGAAACCGCGCCGGACGACACCCTGCACTACCGCTATGACGCGGCAGGTCGGCTGACTGAAGTCACGTCCGCCACCAGTCATATCCAGTTGGCGTATGACGAGCGCGACCGTGTGGTAGAGGAGTACAACAGCGGTTCGGTCATCCGACGCCACTATCAGGACGCATCGCACACCGTTACCCGCAGCCTGTACTGGGACGGTGAAGAGGACAGTGCGGCACTGACCAGCACCTTCCGCTATAGCGCGACGGGTGAACTGCGCCAGGTACAGTTGCCGGATGGCGCGGAGTTAACGCTGGCTCATGATGCCGCCGGACGTGAATCTACCCGCCACAGCAATGGCGGTTTTACACAGCAGCGTGAATACGACGCCATGGGCTGGCTGACGCGGGAAATGAGTGGCCAGTCGGTGGACGGTCGCCTGCACCCCACCCAGACGCGGGAATACCTCTACGACGGTGCAGGCAACCTGACCGGCACCCGACGCAACCGCGAAGCGGCTGGCTATCAACTCGATGCCAGCGGACGGGTGCTGTCAGTACTGAGCGGTGGCGCGGGGCGCAGCATCAATACTGAAGAACAATACCGCTACACCCGCAGTGGCCTGCCACAGGACGCCACCCGCCTGACCGACTGGCAGGCCGGACGCCTGACCCAGCAGGATAACACTCACTACCAGTACGACAAGGCCGGACGGCTGATACGTAAACAGGTGGTGCAGCCGGGCTACCGGCCGCAGGTGTGGCACTACCGCTGGGACAGCCGTAATCAGCTTAGAGTCGTGGACACGCCGACAGGAGAACGCTGGTACTACCGCTACGACCCGTTCGGACGACGTATCGGCAAACGCTGTGAGCAAACGCAGGACGAACTCCGCTACCTGTGGGACGGCGACCAGATTGCCGAAGTGCGGCACTATCGTGACAACCAGCTTATCAGCCGCCGCCACTGGGTACATAACGGCTGGGAGCTGCTGGTACAACAGCGGCAAAATACAGACGGCAGTTGGGAAACGGACTTTGTCACCAGCGGCCATAACGGCGAACCGCAGGCCATTTTTAATCCGCAAGGCGAACTGCGCTGGCAGGCTCCGCGTACCAACTTATGGGGCCAGCGCTATACCGATAATATTGAAAAACTCGATCCGGGACTGGCGTTTGCCGGGCAATACCGTGACGCTGAAAGCGGCTTGTGCTATAACAGATTTCGGTACTATGACCCGACGGGTGGATGCTATGTCTCGCCTGACCCGATAGGGCTGGCGGGGGGAGAGAACCTGTATGCTTATGCGCCGAACCCGCTGATGTGGATCGACCCGCTGGGGCTTGCTAAGTGTTCAACCGACAAAACTCGCGTTCGTCATTATACAAACAGGAAGGGGTCTAACGGAATTATGGATAGTGGGGTTATAAAGGCTCAGGATAATAACCGTGTATATGTTGAACCAGCTAAAAATAAACCATTAAGCCCTAAAGATGCAGAATCAAAATATCAAATAAAGCCAGGAAAAGGACGAGACTATATAGAGACAGATGTACCAAATGACTCATTGGAATGGATCACTAATCCTCGCTATCACCGTGAAGAACTTACGATTAAAAGTGATGTTAAACTGGATAATCCTCAGGTATTTAGGAGAAAGTGA
- a CDS encoding type I toxin-antitoxin system SymE family toxin, which yields MADAHSTPDTTVFKISQHERFTRVDYRPIKGNHDTPAINLSGHWLKEAGFSTGQPLKLRIMPGCIVITTQDIRALWQDLQALSIAPFDEYAVTHWLTVFPAGWNWRGMIKL from the coding sequence ATGGCTGACGCGCATTCTACGCCAGATACCACCGTTTTTAAAATCTCTCAGCACGAGCGTTTTACCCGTGTTGACTATCGACCGATTAAGGGCAACCACGACACGCCCGCGATTAACCTCAGCGGCCACTGGCTGAAGGAAGCCGGGTTCAGTACCGGACAGCCGCTGAAGCTGCGCATCATGCCGGGTTGTATTGTCATCACCACGCAGGATATCCGCGCACTCTGGCAAGACCTGCAAGCGCTGAGTATTGCGCCGTTCGATGAATACGCTGTTACGCACTGGCTTACCGTTTTCCCGGCGGGCTGGAACTGGCGGGGAATGATTAAGCTGTAA
- a CDS encoding helix-turn-helix domain-containing protein, whose amino-acid sequence MSFSTRFLQLRKQHRLTQPQMADKVGIHLTQVRRYESGEAQPSLDILKRIAVTFNVSADWLIFEEGEREPQDELKLKFEAVKQMDEEEQKSVTSILDAMILKHQAKRLLG is encoded by the coding sequence ATGAGCTTTTCAACCCGTTTTCTGCAACTGCGCAAGCAACACAGGCTGACTCAGCCACAGATGGCTGACAAAGTGGGGATTCATTTGACGCAGGTTCGCCGCTACGAGTCCGGTGAGGCGCAGCCCTCTTTAGACATTCTCAAGCGTATTGCCGTCACCTTTAACGTGTCGGCTGACTGGCTGATTTTCGAGGAAGGCGAACGCGAACCGCAGGATGAGTTAAAGCTGAAGTTTGAAGCCGTTAAGCAGATGGATGAGGAAGAACAGAAGTCGGTCACATCGATTCTGGATGCCATGATTTTAAAACATCAGGCAAAGCGCTTATTAGGCTGA